The Microbacterium sp. W4I20 genome segment GGGTGCGAACCCCTCGGTGCTGGTGCACGTCGACGGCGATGGCCAGTTCTACGGCCGTGACTTCCCTCGCCTACTCGCCGCCCTCGCGCAGGCCGACGCCGACGTCGTCCACGGCGTCCGCGACGGGCGCTCCGATCCCTGGTACCGCAAGGCCCTGACCGCCGCCGTCGGCATCCTGATCGCCCTGGCCGCGGGGCGGCGCATCCCGGACGTCAACACACCGCTGCGCGCCTATCGTCCCGATGCACTGCGGGTGCTCGTCGACGCGGTCCCTGCGGATGCATCCGTGCCGCACGTGCACTTCTCCCTGGCCGAGGCGCGCGCGGGCTTCACTGTGCGGTACCTCCGGGTCGCGAGCATCCCGCGGCGCGGTGCGTCGACGACGGGGACCATGTGGGGTCGTGGCTCGGGCGTGAGCCTCCCTCCCAAGCGCCTCCGCCAGTTCGTGCGCGGTGCTCTGAGTGAGGCATGGGCGCTCTCGCTGCGTCCGTCGGCGCCGCTGCGCAGCATCCGTCGTCCGGAGCCCGCAGCGCGATGACCCGCACCCGGACGATCCTGTTCTGGGCGATCGCCGCCGCTCTCCTCGTGGGACACGTGATCGTCGCGTGGCACAGCCTCGTCGTCTGGCGGTTCTGGGAGGACGAGGCGTTCAACCTGACGGTTCCGCGGAACCTGCTCGCCGGGCTCGGTTACTCGAGCGACGGAGCCCTCTCCGGTTCGACCATCACACCCTTCGACCCCCGCATCTCGACGGGGCCGGTGGTGCTGCTCCCCGTCGCGCTCCTGCTCGCCACGGGCATCGATCCGGTCATGGCGGCACGCCTCATCCCCCTGGCCTACTGGGTGCTGCTGCTGGCCGGCCTCGTCGTGATCGGGCGGAGGATCGGCGGTCGCTGGGCGGCGCTGCTCGCCGCGGCCGTTCCGCTCGCATTCACCACCAGCGCGGGGTTCTCCCCCATCCAGGGTCCCGCCGATCTGCTGGGCGAGATCCCCGCGGCCGCGCTCATCGTCTGGGCGCTGATCGTGCTGCCCCGTCGGGCGTGGCTGGCCGGCCTCCTCGTCGGCCTCGCCGTCCAGGCCAAGCTCATCGCCCTGCTCGCCCTGCCCGCATTCGCGATCGCGCTGTGGGTCCTCTCCGACGGCACCGGCCGGGCGCGCTTCCGCGACCTTGTGCGTCGCTCCTGGTTGCCTCTCGTGCTCGTTGCCGCGCCGACGCTTCTGCTCGAGGTCGTCGCGCTCCTCTCTCTCGGTGTCCCCGGATACGTCCAACACGTGCGCTCACTCGGGGGCTTCCTGCTGAGCGGCGGGCAGGGTGACGCGGCGACCTCGGTGCTCCAGAAGCTGGGCACACTCGCGGATTCCTGGTCTCTTCCCGCGATCGTCGCGGTCATCGGTGCGGTCATCGCCCTCGGACTCGCCGCGGCAGGCGTGACCCGGCAGTGGCGCACCGCATCCCCCGAAGACCGAGTCGTGATCGCCTACGCGCTGGCCGCGTTCGTCGGAGCGCTCGCGTTCATCGGCTGGTGGGCGACCGCGTCACGTCTGCCCCTGTGGGTGCGCCACCCGGCCCCCGGGGTCTTCGCGTTCTTCCCGATCCTCGCCGCCGTCGCCGTCTGGGCGGTCGTGCGGATGCCGCGGCGCACCGTCCTGCGGGTCACGGGGGTCGTCGCGGCGTCGGTTCTGGCGCTCGTCGTCGGTGCCGGAGCCGTGCTGCACGTCGTGGCCGTGAGCACGGCCCAGACCTACACGCTGCAGCGTCAGCAGGATGAGATCGCGCCGATCGCCGCCTGGGTCGCGGAGAACGACGTCGAATGGTTGGCCGCATCGCCGTGGGGCTACGCGGTGGCGCCGATCGTGCTCAGCGGCGCGCACCTCGGCATGTTCGACGCACCCGCGATGGCGGACGTGCCTCGCCTCACGCGAGATGCGTGCACCACCGAGGTCCTCCTCGACGCCGGCGCCTACCGCGTCTGCGCTGCGCCCTGATCGGGTCGCGCGATTCGTGCGTGCGGATCGCGTGCGACCGCTGCCGCACAGAGAACGCCCCGCCCGAGGAGATCGGGCGGGGCGTTCTCGCTGTTCTTCGCGTGAGACGGCGATGAGTCAGAGCGCCAAGCGCTCCTGCACCACCGTGGCGAGGCGATCGGCGTAGGCGCGGACCGACTCGGCGTCGGCCGCTTCGACCATGACGCGCACGAGCGGCTCAGTGCCGGACTTGCGCAGCAGCACGCGTCCGGTGTCACCCAGTTCCGCCTCGACCTCGCGGACGGCCTGCTGCACGCCCTCGTCGTCGGCGACCCGATCCTTGTCGACGTCGCGCACGTTGATGAGCACCTGCGGATACACGGTCATCACCGAGGCGAGCTCGGCGATCGACCTCTTCTGACGTGCCATCTCGGCTGCCAGGTGGAGGCCGGTGAGCAGGCCGTCGCCCGTGGTGGCGAATTCGCTCATGATCACGTGACCGGACTGCTCGCCGCCCAGCGCATAGCCGCCGGCGTTCATGTCCTCGAGGACGTACCGGTCGCCCACGGCCGTCTGGCGCACCGTGATGCCGTGCTCGCGCATCGCGACGTGCAGACCGAGGTTGCTCATCACGGTCGCGACGAGGGTGTCGTCGGTGAGGTGACCGCGCTCCTTCATCGAGAGCGCGATGATCGCCATGATCTGGTCGCCGTCGATGTGGTTGCCCTCGGCGTCCACCGCGAGACAGCGGTCGGCGTCGCCGTCGTGGGCGATGCCGATGTCGGCGCCCAGACGCACGACCGCCTCGGCGAGGTTGTCGAGGTGCGTCGAGCCGACGCCGTCGTTGATGTTCCAGCCGTCGGGCTCCGCACCGATGACGGTCACCTCGGCGCCCGCATCGCGGAACGTCTCCGGGGAGACGCCGGATGCCGCGCCATGGGCGCAGTCGAGCACCACGTGGATGCCGTCGAGCCGGTTCGGGAGCGAGCCGAGGAGGTGCAGGACGTAGCGATCCTCCGCGTCGGAGAACCTCTCGATACGACCGACGCCGGCGCCGGTCGGACGCAGCTTCTCGCCCGCCATGGCCTCTTCGATGCGCTGTTCGACGACGTCGGGGAGCTTTCGCCCGCCGCGCGCGAAGATCTTGATGCCGTTGTCGGGCGCCGCATTGTGTGACGCGGAGATCATCACACCGAAGTCGGCGTCACGATCGGCGACGAGGAATGCGAGTGCCGGCGTCGGGATGACCCCGGCTTCGAGCACGTCGACCCCGGACGAGGCGAGTCCTGCGGAGACCGCGGCCGTGAGGAAGTGTCCCGAGACGCGGGGGTCACGGGCGACAACTGCGAGGAGTCGCTTGCCTTCGGCTTTGCGAGACTCCGCAGTACGGCCCTGGCCCAGGACGACAGCAGTCGCCTGGGCCAGGGTGAGCGCGAGGTCGGCGGTGAGGATGCCATTGGCAAGTCCTCGCACACCGTCCGTGCCAAAGATCGGCATCGGAGCAGTTGACCTTAACGCTTCGAGTACTGAGGCGCCTTACGGGCCTTCTTGAGTCCAGCCTTCTTGCGCTCCTTGACGCGAGCGTCGCGCGAGAGGAAGCCGGCCTTCTTCAGGGTCGGACGGTTGTTCTCCTCATCGATGCCGTTCAGCGAACGGGCGATGCCGAGGCGCAGCGCGCCGGCCTGACCCGAGGGGCCACCGCCGGAGATGCGGGCGATCACGTCGTACGAACCGGCGAGGTTCAGCACCGTGAACGGGTCGTTGATCAGCTGCTGGTGCAGCTTGTTCGGGAAGTAGTCCTCGATCGTACGGCCGTTGACCGTGATCGTGCCGGAGCCGGGGACGATGCGCACGCGGGCGATGGCCTGCTTGCGACGGCCGACTGCGGCGCCCGGGACGTTGAGCACGGGGCGGGGAGCCGCCTCGACTGCGTCGGTCTCGGGGGTCGAGGTCGAGAAGCTCTGGGGGTTTTCGGTGGTGTCCTGGATGTCAGCCACGAGTATGTCCTTAAGTCTTTACGGCGCTTACTGGGCGACCTGGTCGAGGGTGTACGGCACGGGCTGCTGAGCGGCGTGCGGGTGCTCGGCACCGACGTACACCTTGAGCTTCGTCAGCTGCTGACGGCCGAGGCTGTTCTTCGGGAGCATGCCACGGATGGCCTTCTCCACGGCGCGGACCGGGTTCTTCTCCATCAGCTCGGCGTAGGTGACCGACTTGAGGCCGCCCGGGAAACCGGAGTGGCGGTAAGCCAGCTTCTTCTGGAGCTTCTGACCGGTGAGCGCGACCTTGTCGGCGTTCACGATGATGACGAAGTCACCCGAGTCGATGTGGTTGGCGAAGGTCGGCTTGTGCTTGCCACGCAGGAGCGTGGCGGCGTGCGATGCCAGACGACCGAGAACGACGTCGGTGGCGTCGATGACGACCCAGCTGCGCTGGACCTCGCCGGCCTTGGGGGTGTAAGTGCGCGTCACGATAGTGCTGCTTTCTTATGTCGAACGGAGAAGTTCGTGAATCCCACTCCGGGGTGGTTCTTCCCAGGGGGAGGAACACGCCAGTGGAGGGCTCACGTTCGGATGATGCTCCGCCTCCGCAGTACAGGGACGGGCACCAAAGAGACAGCATACGCCACCCGACGCCCTTCCCCAAACCGGGTCACCCGATCGTGGTGCGCTCCCCCGCCGTGAGCACCCGGAGGCGATCGCTCCGGCCCGCGTACGCGAACATCCCGATCAGACGCTCCCGGGTCTCGGAGAAGTGGAACCAGCCCTCGGCGTGCACCGGCACGATGACGGCGTCCGACAGGACCTCGGCGGCTTCGAGGGCGGTCCGCGCGTTCAGCGTCAGGTCGGCGTCTCCGAAGCGACCCACGTTGGCAGCGCCGGCGAACAGCACGGCCACGTCGATCCGCGGGAAGCGCCCGGCGATCTCGCGGACGACGTCGACCGAGGCGTTGTCGCCCGACACGTACACCGTCGACTCCCCCTCCGCCTCGAGCACGAATCCGGTGACCGCCCCGGACAGCGCCTCCGCACCCTCCGGGCCATGCAGCGCAGGCACGGCCGTGATGGTCACCGCCCCGATCCGATGCTGCTGCCACGGTGCGAGGCCGGTGACCTGCGGGATTCGCGTCGCGGAGTCGGCTGTGCCGAGCACGAGCGGCACAACCGGCAGCAGCTCGCGTCCCGCGTGATCGAGGTTGTCGTCGTGCTGGTCGTGCGAGAGCAGCACGACGTCGATCGCACCGGGAGCGGATGCCGGCACCGCGGGCCCCGTGAACTTGTACAGCGTGATCGGTCCGGGATAGTCGCCCGGCTCGTCGAACGTCGGATCCGTGAGGAAGGAGAGCCCCGCGTAGGTGAGGTGCAGGGTCGGTCCGCCGACCAGGAGCGCGGAGATCTGAGTCATGTGCTGCCTTCAGTCGGCGTCGACGGTCACGAGGATGGGCCGGTGGTCGCTCGAGCCCTGCGGCAGCGTCGTGATCCCCTGGATCTCGAACCCCTTGGAGGTCGCGAAGTCGTAGTGCCCGCGGAAGACGCGGTACCGGGTGTACGTGTGATCGTCGCTCATCGTCAGCGAGTAGCCGTGATCCCGCACGGCCTGACCGAGGTTCTCCTTGAAGATCGGGTAGTTGTAATCCCCGACCATGAGCTGCGGGAGCCCCTCGCCGAGCGAGGCGAGCTCGTCGAGTGCCGCGCGGATCTGATGGCGTCGCAGCGAGTTCAGGGCTGTGAGCGGCGCGGCATGGAACGAGGCGACGATGAAGTCGCGGCCGTCGTCGATGTCGCGCAGCCGGGCTCCGAGCACCCGCTCGTGCGCCGGCTTGGCGATCCGGTCATGCAGCGACTTCTTGAGCCCCAGCATCCGGATGCCCTGCAGGTGATAGGCGCTCTGCCGGTAGTAGAGCGCGATTCCGAGCCGGTTGCCCTGGGTGGCATCGGCGAGGACCAGATCGCCGATCTCGGAGGGCAGCTCCACGACATCGCATTCCTGCAGGCAGAGGATGTCGGGATCGTGCGCGCTCACGAGCGCGGCGAGCTCACCGGCGGCCTTGTGCTTCTGGAGGTTGTACGAGATGACCTTCATGACCGTTCCACGCTACCGCTCGAGCCTGTGGTCTGGCTCCGATCACTCGTCGTATCCCCAGCGGATGCCGAGCACCCCCGGCCCGAATCCGTGCCGGGCGAGATGGACCGATCCGCTGCGTACCGACCGCATGGCCGAGACGTACTCGTCGTCGGTCTCGCAGTACTCCTCGCACCAGCTGGGCAGCGCGTCGGGGTGGAAGCGCACCCAGATGAGGGTCTCCCGCGCCGCGCGGGTGGTCCCGTGCCAGGCCGACTGCCGTCGCGGGTACCCGGGAGGGAACGTCTCGGTGAACTGGAAGAGGGTGGTCGCCCCCGTGGTGATCGGCTCGTCGAGAGCGATCACCACACCCGAGAGCAGCCGACCGGGATGCAGATACTCGCGCACGACGCGTCCGCCGATGACGTCCGAGATGACGGAGAGCGCGTCCGTCTCCATAGGGGCGATGTCGATCAGGGGTATCTCCGCGAGGGATCCGCGCGTCGCCTGCACCAGGCACCTCATCACGATGCTCTCCACGGCGCCGTCCCGGCCGACCTCGACGGTGAGTTGGGTCGAGAGGTCGCGCAGCGCGTCCTGCTCCACCGACCCGAGCGCGGCCAGGGTCTCGGCGGTCTCCCGGTTCTCGCGCTCCTCGTCGAACGGCAGCCGCGGTGGAGACATCGGTCCGAGGCGCGCGGAGGGTCCGAGCAGCGAGCTCAGGTGCCCGCGATGAAGGCCGAGCCGATCCTCGATGCCCTCGACGACGCTCAGAGACTGCGCGCCCTCCGGCTGTCTGGCGCCGGAACGCCAATAGCTGAGGGTCGCCATCGACACGGGATTTCCGTCGTCGACGAGGAGGGTCTGCAATCGAGACAGGGTGATCCCGCGCTCCGCGATGGCGGCGCGGAGCGCTCCGGCGAACGCACCGCGCTGGTCGAATCGCTGTTCCATCGCCTCACCCCCGTGGTGCCCGACCGTACCGATGCGATCAGCATATTGGTCAGATCGGTCGGGTGGGAGTCAACGGCGACGCATCCTGCGGGGGCGCTTTCCCCTCTTGGCGCTGTCCGCTGTCGGGTCTCCCTTCGCCGGGCTGTCGAGGTCTCCGGGGAATGCTCTGTCACGGATCGCCTGACGTTCGCGGCGGCTGCGCCCGGCATCCGTCCAGCCCAGAAGCAGAGCGACGACGATGAGGCCGACGGCCGCGATCAGCGCCGCATCCGCGTCGAAGAGATCGGCGTCGGCCCAGACGACGCCGGTGGCGATGACGATCACGCTCGCCGCCACCGCGCTCAGGCCGTACTGGAGCCGGACCATCGCCCTGGTTCCCGAGACGAGGGGCGTGAGCAGGACCGGGGAGATCCGTCGCGGCGCATCGGACGAGAGCCACCGGACGAGCGCGACTTCGCGCACGGCCTGCAGCACGACACCGCCGATCCAGGCGATCACGGCGATCGCGGCGCACGCGGCGAGCGCGATGCCGCTGGCGAGGCTGAGCACGTCGATCCCGTTCTCGATCGGCTCGTCCCAGTAGACCGGGTCGCAGGTGCGGCACTGCTGACGCATGTAGACCGAGAGCATGAAGGCGCCGAGGGCGACGAACGTCGCCGTCGTGAGAACAGCGGCCACCTTGGCGAGGGTGCGTGCGGTCGGCACCGTGAGCCAAGCCGGGGGCGCGACCCGCACCGCCGCGTCGCGACGACGGGCATCCGCCGCATTCGCCTCCGGCACGAGACGCTGCCACCGCGCGTTCAGCTGTCCCAGGCGCGACGAGGTCGATCTCACACCTCGGCGCCCGGCGATCCGCAACAGCCACCCCGCCAGTGCGATCGCGCCCATCACGGCCAGAGCGATCCAGCTGACGGCGTCTTCACGCAGGTCTTCCGTGAAGAGCAGGCCGATCGCGAAGATCACTCCGAGCCCCACCAGAACCCAGAAGATGGTCGTTCCCGTGGTCTGCAGCAGTGCGAACGGCGACTTCGCCAGGCTGAGGCGGAGGCGCCGCTGCGGCACGCCGTCGGGATTCTCCCTGGCGGATGCTTCAGCGGCATGGAACGCGGCAAGACGTTCGGCCGTGGCGATCAGTGGCACGCCGATGCCGAGGACCGCTCCGGCCAGCAGGATGACGCCCATGCTCGCGCGGAACACCGGGTCGAGATCGATCTGCTCGTATTGCGACGAGAGCGCCTCCTCCCCCACGATCCCCATCACGAGGATGCCGGCGAAAGCGTAGAGGGTGCCGACGATGAGGCCGATGCAGGTGTCGACGCAGGCCCGCCAGAACGACCACGCCGGAGACGTGACCTCGACGAAGGATGCCGACATGATCAGTCGCTCGCCACGTCGCGGCGGGCGCGCGTCTGCTCCGCGCGTGCCGACAGGAGCTCATCGGCCGGGTAGCCGACCTCGGTGAGCGTGAGGCCCCGGGCGGCGAGCACCTTGAACTCGCTCGTGCGCGTCAGGGCGTCGCGGAGGATCGCGAGGTCTCCGATGTCGAGGCGCCCCTCCCCCACCGCGACGCAGCCGCCGACGAGTGCTCTCACCATGCTGTGGCAGAAGGCGTCGGCCTTGACCTCGGCCACGAGCACGCCCTCCGCATCCCGCGACCAGCGGTAGTCGAGGAGCGTGCGGATCGTCGTCGCCTCTTCGCGCGGCTTGCAGTAGGCCGCGAAGTCATGCAGCCCGATGAGGGTCTGCGCGGCGGCATCCATCGCCTGCTCGTCCAGACGCCCGCGGATGCTGGTGGTGTCGAGGCGCCGCAGCGGATCGAACCCCGCCTGCTGGTCGGCGAGGCGGTAGCGGTAGCGGCGCCACACCGCGGAGAACCGGGCGTCGAATCCCTCCGGCGCGATCGACGATCGGGTGACCGTCGCGTCGGAGTAGGCGCCGAGCACCCCGCGCATGCGTCCGGCGATCGAGCCGGCGGGGTCTTGTGCTGCGCGACCATGGCGCGCCTCGATGCGACCCCACTGCGTCTCGTCGAGGTCGACGTGCGCCACCTGGCCGGTCGCGTGCACCCCGGCATCCGTCCGTCCGGCGACGACGAACTGCACGTCGGAGCCGACGATCCGCGCGAGCGCCGCCTCGAGAGTGCCCTGCACCGTGCGGAGAGTCGGCTGCTTCGCCCATCCGCGGAAATGGGTGCCGTCGTAGGCGATGTCGAGCCGGATTCGCACGAAGCCAGCCTAGGACAAGCCCGTCGGCGCTCAGATGCCCCCGTCGATGGAGCGGATCGTGACACTCGGCTCGTCCGGCACCATCACCTCGGTGTCGCGGTTGAGGCTCTCGCCGCGGAAGAACCGCTTCGACCGCGGGAAAAGGAACCAGGCGAACATCAGCACGAGCCCGAAGGCCAATGAGCCGATGCCGATCACGAACGTGCCGCCGATGCCGAGGAGCTCGGTGTAGCCGTAGTCGATCTGCCACATGTCGATCGCGGACTGCACGAAGGCGTAGGTGAGCATGAGCGCGCCGAGGAGCGGGAACAGCCCCTTGAAGAAGAAGTCGCGGGCGGAGCTGGTCAGATCCTTGCGGAAGAACCAGACGCAGGCGAACCCGGTGATGGCGTAGTAGAAGGCGATCGCGAGGCCGAGCGAGAGGATCGAGTCCTGCAGGATGTCGTCGCTGATCAGGGTCATGCCGATGTAGTACGCGGTGGCCACCACACCCATCACGATCGTGGAGAACGAGGGCGTCTTGTAGACCGGATGCACATCCTTGAACTTCGCCGGAAGAGCCCGGTAGACGCCCATAGCGAGGGTGCCGCGGGCGGTCGGGAGGATCGTGGTCTGCGTCGACGAGACCGCCGAGATGATGACGGCGACCACGAGCACCCACCCGAACGGGCCGAGCAGCCCGTCTTTGATCGCCAGGAAGAAGTCATCGGCGTTGGCCTCGTTTCCGAGCCCGGTGCCCGTCTCCCCCAGCCCCGCGTACATCATGGCCGCGATCGTGACGCCGACGTAGGTGAAGAGCAGGATGACGGTGGTCAGCAGCGCGGCGCGACCGGGGATGCGCTTCGGGTCCTTGGTCTCCTCGTTCAGGGCGAGGCAGGTGTCCCAGCCCCAGTAGATGAAGAGCGCGAGCAGGATGGCCTCGATGAATCCCGAGTAGTCGGCGAAGGCGAAGGGGTTCAGCCACTCGAGGTCGAACGGCGTCGGGTTCGGGGCGGTGCCGGAGAAGAACTGCCACAGCGCCGTCACGACGAAGATCGCGAGGGCGAGGTACTGGATGCCGAGCAGGATGTTCTGGATGCGCTCGCCGATCTCGACGCCGCGCCAGCTGACCCAGGTCATCGAGGCGATGAAGAGCACGGCGACGAGGACGACGCGCCAGTCGTTGTTCTCGAGATCCTGCCCGATCAGCGACCAGAAGTAGACGGAGGCGATCTGGGCGAGGTTCGCGAGCACCACCATGCCGGCGACCGTCACTCCCCAGCCGCCCATCCAGCCCACCCACGGGCCGAACGCCTTGGTGCCCCAGGTGAAGGTCGTACCGCAGTCGGGCACCGCGTTGTTCAACTCGCGATAGGCGAAGGCGATGAGCAGCATCGGCACGAACGCGATGATGAACGCGATCGGCGCCTGGGCACCGACCGCGAGCACCACGAATCCGAGCGTCGCCACGAGGGAGTACACGGGGGCGGTCGAGGCCAGACCGATGACGGTCGATCCCCAGAGTCCCAGTGTGCCTGCAGCCAGACCCTTGCCGTCGGGTCGTTCCAGATGAATCGGCGTCGTTGCGGCCATGTCAGAACAGTAGGGCCGCTGCGGTTCTCGCGTCAATCCTTTTCTTCGGGCGACGGATTCCGCGGTCTTAGCGCTGTTTGGACGATGGAATCCGCAGAGTCAGTCCCGACCGAGCATCCCGTCGGCGTGGTCGGCGACCCACTCCATGAGGGGCAGCATCCGCTCCATCAGATCGCGACCCAGCGGGGTCAGGCTGTATTCGACGTGCGGAGGCACGGTCGGCAACGATTCGCGATGCACCAGACCGTCGTCGGCGAGAGTGCGCAGTGTGGAGGCGAGCATCTTCTCGCTGATCCCGTCGACCGCGCGCCGCAGTTCGCCCCAGCGGTGCGTGCCATCCGAGAGAGATGACAGCACGAGCACACCCCACTTGCTCATGATGTGGTCGAGCACGACCCGTGTCCCGCACCCCTGATCGAAGACAGAGGGGATCGACTCCTTGATCTGCGCAAAACTCACCGACATGTAGGTACCTTACTTCAAAGTGGGTACCCGACGGGCGGAATGTATCGAACCGGCGTCGGGGTTGTCAGTGGAGTCACCCACGAAAGGACTCTCATGACCATCCTCGTCACCGGCGCCACCGGCAACCTCGGCCGTCTCATCATCGCCAGCCTCCTCGAGCGCGGAGCCGATCCGCAGTCGATCGTCGCCGGCGCCCGCGATGTCGCGAAGGCCGCCGACCTCGGCGTGCGCGTCGCGCATCTCGACTACACGCAGCCCGCCACGGTCGCCGCCGCGCTCGACGGAGTCGACTCGGTGGTCCTGGTCTCGGGTTCCGAGGTGGGGCAGCGCGTCGCGCAGCACCAGGCCGTGATCGACGCCGCGAAGGCTGCGGGCGTCTCGAAGTTCGTCTACACGAGCGCGCCGAAGGCCACCACGAGCGACCTCGTCCTCGCGCCCGAGCACAAGGCGACGGAAGAGCTCATCGCCGCAGCCGGTCTTCCCGCCGTGATCCTCCGCAACAACTGGTACACCGAGAACTATGCGGCCGACCTCTCCCGTGCGGCCGAGACCGGCGTGGTCTCGGCCGGCCGTCGGTGACGGGCGCATCGCCTCTGCCAGCCGCAAGGACTTCGCGGAGGCCGTCGCCGCCGTGCTGCTCGAGGACGGGCACATCGGCGAGACGTACGAGCTCGGCGGAGACGTGGCCTGGAACTACGACGATCTCGCTGCGGCGATCTCCGAGGTGGTCGGACGGCCGGTCCGGTACGAGTGCCAGACCGCCGACGAGCAGCGTGCCGCGCTCGAGAGCGCCGGACTCGACGCGGGCACCGTCGGCTTCGTCGTGGCCCTCGACGAGGGCATCCGCAACGGCGCGCTCGCCGAGACCGACGGCACGCTGGCGCGGCTCATCGGCCGGCCGACGACGCCGCTCGTGGAAGGGCTCCGGGTGATCGCCTGAGCGTCCCCGTCCCCACGGATGCGCCCCGCCTCCTCCGACCGAGGAGGCGGGGCGCATCCGTTCGCCGCTCAGGAAGCCTCGGGCGGCTGCACGTACACGACGTTGAGAGTGATGCTGTCGCGCGTCAGGCCGCCCGCGTGGAGCAGGCCGTCGACCGCCTCGTGGACCGCCCGGAGGATCGCGGCCGCTCCCGAGCGGAAGTCGATCCCGATGGATGCCTCCACCGCGACCCCGCGCTCTCCGGAGATCACGGTCACGATCGGCTGGCTGTCGTTGCGGACCCGCAGCACCTCCGCACCGGTTCGC includes the following:
- a CDS encoding glycosyltransferase family 2 protein; protein product: MTVSHLAVVMPAFNEDEGIRGFIDEIRNCVAPLADRVSFHIADDRSTDATAAAFDGVEDVTVEVQPTNRGHGPTALAAYRAGLGANPSVLVHVDGDGQFYGRDFPRLLAALAQADADVVHGVRDGRSDPWYRKALTAAVGILIALAAGRRIPDVNTPLRAYRPDALRVLVDAVPADASVPHVHFSLAEARAGFTVRYLRVASIPRRGASTTGTMWGRGSGVSLPPKRLRQFVRGALSEAWALSLRPSAPLRSIRRPEPAAR
- the glmM gene encoding phosphoglucosamine mutase; the protein is MPIFGTDGVRGLANGILTADLALTLAQATAVVLGQGRTAESRKAEGKRLLAVVARDPRVSGHFLTAAVSAGLASSGVDVLEAGVIPTPALAFLVADRDADFGVMISASHNAAPDNGIKIFARGGRKLPDVVEQRIEEAMAGEKLRPTGAGVGRIERFSDAEDRYVLHLLGSLPNRLDGIHVVLDCAHGAASGVSPETFRDAGAEVTVIGAEPDGWNINDGVGSTHLDNLAEAVVRLGADIGIAHDGDADRCLAVDAEGNHIDGDQIMAIIALSMKERGHLTDDTLVATVMSNLGLHVAMREHGITVRQTAVGDRYVLEDMNAGGYALGGEQSGHVIMSEFATTGDGLLTGLHLAAEMARQKRSIAELASVMTVYPQVLINVRDVDKDRVADDEGVQQAVREVEAELGDTGRVLLRKSGTEPLVRVMVEAADAESVRAYADRLATVVQERLAL
- the rpsI gene encoding 30S ribosomal protein S9, producing MADIQDTTENPQSFSTSTPETDAVEAAPRPVLNVPGAAVGRRKQAIARVRIVPGSGTITVNGRTIEDYFPNKLHQQLINDPFTVLNLAGSYDVIARISGGGPSGQAGALRLGIARSLNGIDEENNRPTLKKAGFLSRDARVKERKKAGLKKARKAPQYSKR
- the rplM gene encoding 50S ribosomal protein L13, which produces MTRTYTPKAGEVQRSWVVIDATDVVLGRLASHAATLLRGKHKPTFANHIDSGDFVIIVNADKVALTGQKLQKKLAYRHSGFPGGLKSVTYAELMEKNPVRAVEKAIRGMLPKNSLGRQQLTKLKVYVGAEHPHAAQQPVPYTLDQVAQ
- a CDS encoding MBL fold metallo-hydrolase produces the protein MTQISALLVGGPTLHLTYAGLSFLTDPTFDEPGDYPGPITLYKFTGPAVPASAPGAIDVVLLSHDQHDDNLDHAGRELLPVVPLVLGTADSATRIPQVTGLAPWQQHRIGAVTITAVPALHGPEGAEALSGAVTGFVLEAEGESTVYVSGDNASVDVVREIAGRFPRIDVAVLFAGAANVGRFGDADLTLNARTALEAAEVLSDAVIVPVHAEGWFHFSETRERLIGMFAYAGRSDRLRVLTAGERTTIG
- a CDS encoding endonuclease/exonuclease/phosphatase family protein, giving the protein MKVISYNLQKHKAAGELAALVSAHDPDILCLQECDVVELPSEIGDLVLADATQGNRLGIALYYRQSAYHLQGIRMLGLKKSLHDRIAKPAHERVLGARLRDIDDGRDFIVASFHAAPLTALNSLRRHQIRAALDELASLGEGLPQLMVGDYNYPIFKENLGQAVRDHGYSLTMSDDHTYTRYRVFRGHYDFATSKGFEIQGITTLPQGSSDHRPILVTVDAD
- the truA gene encoding tRNA pseudouridine(38-40) synthase TruA, whose protein sequence is MRIRLDIAYDGTHFRGWAKQPTLRTVQGTLEAALARIVGSDVQFVVAGRTDAGVHATGQVAHVDLDETQWGRIEARHGRAAQDPAGSIAGRMRGVLGAYSDATVTRSSIAPEGFDARFSAVWRRYRYRLADQQAGFDPLRRLDTTSIRGRLDEQAMDAAAQTLIGLHDFAAYCKPREEATTIRTLLDYRWSRDAEGVLVAEVKADAFCHSMVRALVGGCVAVGEGRLDIGDLAILRDALTRTSEFKVLAARGLTLTEVGYPADELLSARAEQTRARRDVASD
- a CDS encoding APC family permease, translated to MAATTPIHLERPDGKGLAAGTLGLWGSTVIGLASTAPVYSLVATLGFVVLAVGAQAPIAFIIAFVPMLLIAFAYRELNNAVPDCGTTFTWGTKAFGPWVGWMGGWGVTVAGMVVLANLAQIASVYFWSLIGQDLENNDWRVVLVAVLFIASMTWVSWRGVEIGERIQNILLGIQYLALAIFVVTALWQFFSGTAPNPTPFDLEWLNPFAFADYSGFIEAILLALFIYWGWDTCLALNEETKDPKRIPGRAALLTTVILLFTYVGVTIAAMMYAGLGETGTGLGNEANADDFFLAIKDGLLGPFGWVLVVAVIISAVSSTQTTILPTARGTLAMGVYRALPAKFKDVHPVYKTPSFSTIVMGVVATAYYIGMTLISDDILQDSILSLGLAIAFYYAITGFACVWFFRKDLTSSARDFFFKGLFPLLGALMLTYAFVQSAIDMWQIDYGYTELLGIGGTFVIGIGSLAFGLVLMFAWFLFPRSKRFFRGESLNRDTEVMVPDEPSVTIRSIDGGI
- a CDS encoding helix-turn-helix domain-containing protein encodes the protein MSVSFAQIKESIPSVFDQGCGTRVVLDHIMSKWGVLVLSSLSDGTHRWGELRRAVDGISEKMLASTLRTLADDGLVHRESLPTVPPHVEYSLTPLGRDLMERMLPLMEWVADHADGMLGRD